A genomic window from Desulfovibrio oxyclinae DSM 11498 includes:
- the betC gene encoding choline-sulfatase, producing the protein MDDQRPNILLIQCDQLAAGALSFYGNEVTKTPHMDSIAEDGVVFTSAYCNSPLCAPSRFSMMSGQQPSRIGAYDNGAEFPADIPTFAHYLRANGYRTTLCGKMHFVGGDQMHGFEERLTTDIYPADHGWTPDWSDPDRRFDWWYHNMDSVTEAGHNERANQIDFDDEVGFKAQRHIYDLARDKDDRPFCMTVSFTDPHDPYICPQEHWDRYDHDEIDMPRVGHVPYEECDPHSKRLRHAYKMGTGEMNPDDIRNARHAYYGQISYLDDKIGRILKALDDTGMRENTVVMLTADHGDMLGEHGLWYKMSLREGSARVPFVISAPKMFNAARVDKPVSLVDLLPTMLDLAEAPQLHEPSDTMDGYSLLPLARDGKDPDRGPVISEYLGEGAIAPMIMIRDDRFKFICCPMDPPQLFDLNNDPEELENLADSPDYAETVRSFRRQVDEHVDLEQLDRNVHASQKRRRIVFESHMTGRHTSWDYHPPCDAANQYMRNHLDLNDVESNARIKRG; encoded by the coding sequence ATGGACGACCAACGACCCAACATACTTCTCATCCAGTGTGACCAGCTGGCCGCGGGCGCGCTTTCCTTCTACGGAAATGAAGTGACCAAAACCCCGCACATGGATTCGATAGCCGAAGACGGTGTCGTATTCACCAGCGCTTACTGCAACAGTCCGCTCTGCGCGCCTTCTCGCTTTTCCATGATGTCCGGACAGCAGCCTTCACGCATCGGTGCGTACGACAACGGAGCCGAATTTCCGGCCGACATTCCCACCTTCGCCCATTATCTGCGCGCCAACGGGTACCGGACCACCCTTTGCGGCAAGATGCATTTCGTGGGCGGCGACCAGATGCACGGGTTCGAGGAGCGCCTGACCACCGACATCTACCCCGCCGACCATGGCTGGACACCGGACTGGTCCGATCCCGACCGTCGCTTCGACTGGTGGTACCACAACATGGACAGCGTCACCGAAGCGGGTCACAACGAACGCGCCAACCAGATTGATTTCGATGACGAAGTTGGCTTCAAGGCGCAGCGTCATATCTACGATCTTGCCCGGGACAAAGATGACCGCCCCTTCTGCATGACGGTCTCTTTCACCGACCCGCATGACCCGTACATCTGTCCCCAGGAACACTGGGACCGATATGATCACGACGAAATCGACATGCCTCGCGTGGGACACGTGCCGTATGAAGAGTGCGATCCGCACAGCAAACGGCTTCGCCACGCCTACAAGATGGGTACGGGCGAAATGAATCCGGACGATATCCGCAACGCACGCCACGCCTATTACGGTCAGATCAGTTACCTTGATGACAAGATAGGCCGCATCCTCAAGGCGCTTGACGACACGGGAATGCGCGAGAACACGGTGGTTATGCTCACCGCAGACCATGGCGACATGCTTGGTGAACACGGCCTCTGGTACAAGATGTCCCTGCGCGAAGGCTCTGCGCGGGTGCCGTTCGTCATCAGTGCGCCAAAGATGTTCAACGCCGCTCGCGTTGATAAACCGGTCTCCCTAGTGGACCTGCTGCCCACCATGTTGGATCTCGCCGAAGCGCCGCAGCTTCACGAACCGTCCGACACCATGGATGGCTACAGCCTCCTTCCGCTGGCGCGCGACGGCAAAGACCCGGACCGTGGTCCGGTCATTTCCGAATATCTCGGCGAAGGCGCGATAGCCCCCATGATCATGATACGCGACGACCGCTTCAAATTCATCTGCTGCCCCATGGACCCGCCCCAGCTTTTCGACTTGAACAACGACCCCGAAGAGCTCGAAAATCTGGCGGACAGCCCGGACTACGCTGAGACGGTCCGCTCGTTCCGGCGTCAGGTGGACGAGCACGTTGACCTCGAACAGCTCGACCGCAACGTGCACGCCAGCCAGAAGCGCCGCCGCATCGTCTTTGAGTCCCACATGACAGGCCGTCATACCTCATGGGATTACCACCCTCCTTGTGACGCCGCGAACCAGTACATGCGTAATCACTTGGACCTGAACGACGTGGAGTCCAACGCAAGGATCAAGCGAGGGTAG